The Vespula pensylvanica isolate Volc-1 chromosome 22, ASM1446617v1, whole genome shotgun sequence sequence CTTCTGTTTATATacaatcattaaaatatatgcgtCCTTATATTTGGAAGTCGAGGATGTGTATACAAgaatacattttcaaatatattgcaatcctaatatatacatatatatatatatatatatatgtatatatatgtatgtatatatatatatatgtatgtatatatgtatgtatatatatatataaagcagCATATATAGCATCGTCCGACTATATTGTTCATCGTTAAACacttaaaattataaactGACTTACGTTCGatacgataaaaacgaaattccAATTGACTATTATTCTTAACACGTTCATGACTGTAATAACGAGTAAAcgagacacatacatacatatctctaAATTGTCATGATCATATTTTATCCATATATTTAACGTtcctttcgttatttattaattaatttgtcatACGACCGACATTAaattgttcgttttttcttctttgtttgtttgtttgtttgtttgtttgttcgtttttttctcttttcttttttaataattataataataataatcataatcataatcataataattatattgtaaaactAGTGTACCCTGTGTTCTCTCGACTTTGGAaaacattatgtatatatatatatatatatatatatatatatatatatacacattattaGTTTTGAATACTTTCATAGAACAAAAAGGATTTTTAATGATCGACatccaattttgtttttatgattttttcaaatctctttctatctcttattATATGCAAGAATCGCTTGTGCGAGGTTGCAACTCTTTGGaactttatcgataaataaaatgtactcTGTTGGAGTACATGGTACTCTAAAAAATACTGTTATAATATAAGTGAAATGCGGttgcttcttctttattttcttttctctttttttttttttttttttgaactttcTAAATTCTAcataacgaataattaaaagagcagaatatatttattctcttttatcaaTATGATCTAAAAGGACAATTCATTTTGAAACCTACGCTCGATTTAATCCAACCTAATTTCCTTTATTACTTTCCTTTATTACGAGCAGATATtgatttgttccttttttttttgtgttttttgttttcttctttttttttttgtttcttttctattttttgtgggtttttttttcatttttttctttttttttttttaattaatgtcgTCAATATTTCTTCACTATATACAAGATATTTTCCTGTGATGAAAACACACAGTCTCGTAATAATATGAGAACGTCGATACGATAAAGAGAATatcaaaaaaaggaacaagaaaaaaaaaagaaagaaaaaagacacgAACTGTACGAAAAAAACTTTGTTACAAGCATTCGTATATCTTATGTCGTTATATCGctgtaaataatttctcaCATGgcaacatttataaattataacgatGAATACAGGACGTCTacatgtttctctttttacacagagcaaaaaaaaaggagaacaaaaaagtaataaaagaaaaaaaaataataaataaaaataaaaagaaaaaaaaaaaggaaaaaagatagaaagaatacaagaatgggcaagaaaagaaaagaaaagaaaagaaaaggaaagaaaaggaaaaaaaaaataggaaaagaaaatagttgcACATTAATTGTATACATTGTCAGTACCAAAGATAGTGTGTACTTAAGAGGAGATTTGGGCTTCTTCGTTTGCGTTGAGATCCTCACAGTTTCTAGCTTCTGGAGAGCCACTATTATTAGCGTCTGCGGGCTCATCAAATTTTAATTCCTCCTTACCCGCCTATAGAGGAATTATTCCATTTGAcatcttttgtttgtttttgtattttttttttttttattgtttttgtttgtttgtttgtttgatttttttttttttttttttttaataaggcAATCGTccgttaaaaaacaaaaaaaaagatatggcAACGATGTTAGTAGcgttttacatatatttatcgattatttcatcGGCAATTACCTCCTTAATCAGAAGACGACAATTTTCCACGACGCTACGCTTTCGATCTGGCACATTGCATAAAATATCTTCGGATTGATAGGTACTATCTACGATCTTACGTAGCTCCTCTAATTCGGTCAAGGCAACTTCTAATTTTGTTTCTAAATCACATCTGTAAAACAAAATTCATATTGTGTCTTGTTAGAAGTTAATCggatttgaaagaaagaaaaaaaaaaaaaaaaaaacgattaaaaaacgagattagagaaacaaagaagaagaagaagaataaaaaaaaaaaaagaaagaaaaagaaataatatgaaataaacgtaatacataaattatatattattagataattattaatagtattatCTCACGCATGTTACTtacttatcttcttttaactCTTGTATACACGTATCATTTTCAAGCTGTATTATCCGTAACACTTTTAAAAGTTTCGTAACGAGATTATCGACGTCTATAACTTGATCGACAAGGCTTACTGCTGGACAGTAATCCGTTAATGGAAGTGGTCCGTCGTTGGTCCCAGTGTCTGATTCACTTACGGATTCACAttcgtcttcctcttcgtcttgtACCTGGAGTaacgaaatattgaaatattactgttcgatcgatcgtgtctCTCGCATCTTCGCAAGatcgtaagataaaaaaaaattaaacaaggACAATaggattatagaaaaaaaaaaaaaagaaagaaagaaagaaagaaagaaaaaagtaattaccCATGGAGACTTACTTTTCTGCGATGTAATATAGCCTGCGTGAGATTCGTTAGACTCGTACATTCGTCGAGTGCTTTTGTCTTCTTAATACTATTTTCATCGACGGTTTCTGGAAAGCTTAAAGCTCTACGAAGAGAGTCGCTACTAGATATCATATTGTGCGAATAAGTATCCGGCAAGGTAACGTCTTCCAAAACGCTTTCCATCATCAAACACGGTTCGGTTTCAAAATCGAGTAGATCGGAAGACGAGTCCATACTTATGTCTATatcgatatgaaaatataaatgaaataaattacaagATCAACGATATAAGATATAGATACACACGTGTGCacgcatgcacacacacacacacacacacacacattatgcagatatgtaataatataagaacgttaaaatatattattatactgcATCGATTTGTATACCTTTGTACATTTGTTTCGCCGATTCTATAGATGACTTTTTATCAGCAGTCTTCGTTACAAAGGGATGTGTCGCTGCGTTACGGATTGCACCGATAACAGCGGAAACAAAAGAACCACTTTTTGGACTAGGAGTACATTCTTTCAAGCTATTCTTTGAGCTAACAGGACTCGATTCTATACTACTGTTGCTTCGACTGTATGCTTCGTTGTGATATACCACATCCTTTAATAAAGGATCCTTTAagtatcttctttcttaacgAACAACATTTTAAGATATTGTagataacgaatatatatcgaacgatagaataaatattaccTCGAGATCTTTTACTGAAATATTGTAAGATGTTATTAATTGATCTACCAATCCCTCCAATCGAGTCCCCAGACCTGAAAGTGCCACTGATGCGCCAGATATGGTAGCGCCTTGGGTTAATAAAAGTTCTCGCCCTTTTCGTTCTACCGCATTTAATTTCATGTTCAAAGATAAATTCTCTTGCctgtaacgataaaaatttccaataaaaacaatatgtaataataagatGATTCGTCGTATAACGTAACGATCGTTATCACACGTTTACGGTATTTACACTTAATATAATGGCATACCTTCGCTGTTCACTGATTCGGACTAAATGTTTACATTCCTCCGTCTGCCTTTCCAATTCCGCATCTCGTTGAGTCaaagcttcttcttttttctttagctAGATAAATGTAAGATATAAAACAAGTTCGTTAAACATCCAAGTTCCGCATTGATACGtatgaaaaagtattattattattataactgtACCTCGATCTCGGCATCCTTTAACGCGTCTGCCAGagttgttttttcttgttgaaGAAAATCTTGCATCTCCGCGGACTCAGCCTCCAATtcctgttgttgttgtaacAAAGCTTTTTGCGCTGCCAAACTCTTTTCCAAATCctaaagaaatacaaatttattacgagGATCTACGTTCAATCGTGACATTAATTGcagtttaaaaagaaaaatctactATTCTCTTACCCTGCTAAGCATACGACAAAGTGATTGCAGATCGGCTATTTCGATTTGCTGATTGGCAACAACTTGTCCCGAAGATTGCAAATGAGACTCCAATTCTAAGAAACTGTCGCTACCCtctgaaaaattattctctctatATTATCACGAaagttaaacgaataaatctctcccctagtagtagtagtagtagtagtagtagtagtagtaacagtagtaactacaatttttttttttttacctgcATGTTCTGATTGTGGTGTCCCCAACATCGCCAAAACTCTTCGAGCGTTTCTATCTAATTCTTGCCGTGCGAATGCATGATCAGCCTGTTCTTCCTCCAAGAGACGTTTAACCTCGACTATTTCAGTTTTGAGcttatcattttcttcctttttgacGTTGGTTTCCTCGTTCAAACGTTTCAAATCATTCTGCATTGTCTGCATGTCCTCCCACGTGCCATCGGTCTGTACAGCTTCGTGCAAACGTTCGATTATATCGGGTCCTGGGACGGCACTGGGTATACCGGACAATGCATTGTCTATGTCGTTGCCGGTCAAGCCCGTTTGTATTCCGATTTCATGATAAATCCTTGTCTTTTCGATTGGTTTATTTCTAGGATAAGGCGGTAAACTCTTATGAACGGAATCCCTAGCACTTAGTGCCTTTTTTTCTGGTTGTCTACCAATACTACCGTCTCTGCTACCTGACCTACTCCTGACCATCTTGTCAGTCTTCTCATTAGTCTTAACAATCgtcattttattcttatttctacgTGGTAACGTTGCGTAAGCATCCAATGCTTTGTTGTCCAAACTAATAGTCATTTTGTCCAAACGTGAATTCTTTACCGGTTCGGTCCTACCGGTATTATAAAGGGTACGCGAACTTGGCAATGGTTTACGTGTCTCCTCGGACGGGGTTGAACCCGGGGTTCGAGTTATTCTAGTACTAGAACCACCACGAGATCTCGAACCGCTCGAACCACCTCTACCGCGTTGAGCAAGATCCTTGTTTATTTCCGTAGTCAATACCGAAGGCAGTGAATCTGGTGGGATTGGTCTTGTTCTCGTTCTCTGTTGTACCGTGCCACTAGCAGAACGAAAATTTGACGACATACGAGTATTACCGGTTGTACTCTCGCAATTCGACTCTCTCGCACCTGATTTCTCCCTAGACCTAGCTCTGTCCCTTACAACCGGCTGCGTTTTACCAACAATATTTCTTGGCGTATTGATCCTTGGTTTCGAACGTGGAGTCGTTGGTACGTAATTAGCGTTCAAAAGAGCTGGTTTCACGCGGCTCGTCTTCGGTGTCTCGCTgttaatcgttttctttttactcgagCTCGAAACGGTCGAGGTCCTTTTAGCGTTACTACGATTTGCCCTGGCTGAAACGCTACCAGCGATCGACGAACTCTCGCTACCACCTTCGCTCGTACCTTCACCCCCTGTTGTTAATCTAACGTCGTCCGGAAGCGTTGCACATGGATCCTCGTATACGGAACAACAACTAACTAAACTCGAATCGCAGGAAGCTTCGTCGAGACCTCCACAACTGCTGGCATAGTCTATACTGTTTCGGCTACGTACCTGGAAACGATAACGAcgattagatatttattatttattatttatatcatcgaTGCTAAGTAAGACACTTTTCTCAAGTTTTTCTTAACGTTccttcatataaataaatacaaactaGACAGCTCTCGGAGTTCTTActtgatatatatgtgtgtatatgtgtgtgtgtaaataaattcgtttttcATACAGCTTACTCTCATGTATCGTTCATAAAACAATATCAACCCTTATCATCGTAACTCTCATTAGCGAACcattaaaaaatgatcgtctttaatacaaacaaaagcaaaagtttcaaagaacaaaaaataatgtaatattttcttactcTTGGTACTTCAGTCGCGCAACCCTCGACTCCACTATCGCTTCCATCTTTGCTATCCTTGCTCTCACCCGTGTACTCTTTCCTATCAACGTTAATCAACGACGTAGACGAAGATCtatcttcttccttatttCGATTCTCCGATTCGGTAACGTGTATCACCGTAATATTACAATCACTGTTCATAGTACAGTCTGGATCCTCGTCGTCCAACGACTTGTTAGCATCACAAACCGGAGATACAAGATCCTCTGGGACTCCCGAATCTTGGCGTGCCACATTTTGCATTGGCAATACTTTCAAATTGTTGTCCTCGAGAGTTACATCCATATCGAGCTGCCGCTCGATGACCGTCGATGAATCATTCATATCGTCCTTGCCATTCTGAAAAGTTTCGCAAAAAGTTCATCGATCACTTTTTAAACTCGACAATGAGTTATGTCTATCTATGATATATCGGACATCAGAGTCAGTCAAAAATACGTGTCaacgataaaaagtaatttttaaaatgaaaataattttgtttgctcgtcaaaataaacaaaaaataaataagtaaaaaataaaataaaataaagaaaatgtcgaCTATCGGCTGAAGAACGAAAAGATCTTAAAGAGCGATCAGCTGTTTCTGTTATCTTTCTTGTTTGTGGTCGAACTTGCTTTCAAAGCAGTTATTCAAGTTCAAATCTAAAGAGGgtcatagaaagagagagagagagatcgaggaaggatgagggagagagaaagaaaaacgacagGTGTTTCGCGAATCAGGATGCTTTGTGACCCAAATCAAATACGGGCCAATTTGGTCGATCCTCAAGGTCGATCTTACAATATCCATGTCGCACGTCACATGTCAATGTTCATGTCCATGTCAAATATCCAGTTtcacttttttactttctcttcttctttctttttccctgattaaataattacgtttattcgttacgaagaaacgataatcaaaattaatttgattgatCTAGTTTTGCCGAATTTTTGAATGTGTTTcagaaaacgagaagaaaaaccTTCGAAAAATGTCTTTGCTCGAGaggaacgatataatatattctacatacataaaacATACATTACACATTTATAGATAAGTGTAATAAattgtacacacatacattacTACATAGGATTATGTGTTCACGACCTATCTCACATCCGTTACACAGTATTTCCGTAGATACTAAATCTGCTTAGGAACGATCAAACGTGACATGATGTAAACCGAGCAGGATATACGAAGACCGCAAGcttacgtaggtatatatatgtgtgagctgtttctgtgtatgtatgcagatataattgtacatatatatatatacatgcatgtatataaagaataatagagAACTAGCCCAGTTAATGAGAGCCTATTACATGAATACAAGTAAGTTTGGCATCgttcacctctctctctctctctctctctctctctctctctcgtagatatttttaaaattaaaaaatgaatctaTTTCCACGATATCGTACGATAGATTCATTAACAAAAATCGATCCGAGTCGATGATCccataaaacatatattttacgttcatatattaacaaatagaaaaaagaaagaaagaatggaagaaaaaataaatggatgaAATGGAAAGATGTGTAAAGTAATTCGAGAGATGAGATCGATAAGAGCCAATTCCATACCGGATTTCGTCTGTCCTACGTTAATCGGAAAGATATTCGATTATCTGGACCAATATTCGAAATTTGTTGAcggagatggagaaagagagagagagtgaaatcAAGGGGGAGTGCGTGTCTGGATCGCATGCGAGGAGGAGTAAATCAATTACACGGTTTGATTATCGAACCGTTCTATAATTCAAACTATAATTGCTACTCACCGTGAAATGAGAATTACGAAAtgtatacttttataatatgtaaaattgaatattaaattcattagaaTTCGAAGATAATTGAGGAGTGTCACCGTTGACCTGAATTACGAATAAGATGAGTATAATAACAAgttttaatgataatagtatTATCAGAACTACTAGCAGTAgtattaatagtagtagtagtagtagtagtagtagtaatatttattattataaaaaatgacaaGCACTTATTAAAGATAATCAAGATAGATTTACTTAATCTCACATAGTGTTTCTTAATCCTATTAATCAATCGTGTTTGGTGACAGGGTCAGCTGTTGTGACagtttcttaaaaaaagaaaaaaaggaaaacaaaaaaagaaaagaaaaaataggaaaaaagaatctaaaaaaaaaaaaaagaaagaaaagaacaaaaagacgACTCATTTCTATGATTAATataccttttttattattagattctatctttattattggatacctttttatttattattttatcttatctcattttttctttattatcatcattattattatcattatttttattataatcctcCGATCGGCGAACGAGAAACGTCGAAATTTCTCatcgaattttttcgaaacaaagaaaaaaaaataaagaaaaaggttaGCTTTGAAAAGTCACGAAAAAGGATAAttgacttaaaaaaaaaaaaaaaaaaaaaaaaaattacctaGGGACTTTTGGCCTTACTCTGTATCAAAAATTCCGATGTTATTTATTGACCTCAACATAAACATAGagtagatatttaatatatcaagGCTTTCTCTAGCTGAGATAATAATCTTCGTTAAAGATCGCAAAgtgtttttttaatcataattcTCTTGCGTGACCTCGAtcgttattcgatattaaacgcAGTCTCCCTGGTTACTTGCGTAATTAAAGTGGCACCATCATTAAGAAAATccaactctttctcttgtgTATTACATTACAACAAGCTTTTCTCGtcgtttattctttcgtatcatatatatatattacattatgcAAGATCTACAAGAAAGATCGAATATCATTGATCACGTGAAATCGATGGGATCTCGATGTCGATTTtgatttctatctttcacgTGAATAATTCTAAGGATCATATCATCTTCGATACgtgatatttatacatatgcatatgtctgtctatatataaatattttttatctttctttacgaATCATTAGACTTTCggaatatattacatttctgTTCAAGatgcattttctttcttgccctctctctctctctctctctctctctctctctaacattTCCtcgttttcatatttttcaatgtgcatacatatacatattttacgaATGATTAATAGCTTTAGTTAATGACATCACTCGTAATGTCGTATAatcaatcattattaaaatatttttacaaattagtcataaataaatttgtttattcttcCGTCAGTTACTCGTGGTTTGTTATCTataaagagatatattattattattattattattattattattaatttttttttaattgccttaatgtaataaataatttttttgttcgcaTCTTTCTGTTCGTTGTAATGACTTCCTTTATActtaaagaagataagaacGACATCGCGTTGATAATAATCGGCTGATGCACAGTGATTCCCCATCGGCTGTCTAACATTTATCAAAACTTACGATGAACGTTTACGATATCACGTCAATTGCTCTTTACGTTATCTCATTGATATCCTGTCGATTGATACGTTGCACACTGCACGATGATAAagtatatatcgatatctcTGTATCTACGCAATGTCTACGAAGATAGATCGAATaagcatatttatatatctgcatgtattatgtgtatatgatAGTGAATTACTGTCGTCTCTTCGgatcataaaaaattgataaataaaaataaaataaataaaaaaatcatttcgagaaaaagatattaaaataaatagaaaagtatttgtgtgtgtgtgtgtgtgtgtctatatatatatatatatatatatatatatatatatatatatatatacgttgcATATATGCTTGTTGATCTAgggaagataagagaaaaaaattagagaaaaaaataaaaataaaaagaaaagaaaaatttatttaaaaacaaacgaatatCCCGATAAATTTATACCATGCAAAATGAGGTTAACATAAGATCGTTTATAAAACagacttttaatattatatcgttcaGAGCTTGTTCACTTAATTAAAAGAAGCTACtttacctatgtatatacgtatgcaaatattatttttaataaattcatatcgCAACATTGATATCGCGTGTTTATCGTACGCACAAaaatgctttctctctttttttttttgttttttgtttttatttttcgaattttttaatcatttcaagGAGTCCTATTCGCTTAATTAAGAAACTactttatctatgtatacacCTACATatccattttaatatttttacgtcACATTATCGACATTGGCCgatatttatcgttcgaacgtaaaaccttgcttttattttttcaacgagTTATTTAAAgttcaacaaaaaaatttaccaAGCTCGTTATCGCGCACCTGATCACTGAAATACTATGCGAGTGGTTCCTttaacggaaaaaaaaaaaaaataataataaaaaagaaagaaaaagaaaaaaagataataaaaattccaagTTCGTTATCACGAAGGGGAATCTTCGAAgcgattcgatcgatacggCAATTAAATCGAGAATAACGCTCGTATCGCTTGAAAAAAGtaagtaggtagatagatcCCAGGGGAATTCATTGTTTTAGATTTctcatttcaaaattatacgaTTCTACTTATCATATTCTAagcaaataaaacgaaagttGGCTTCGCGAGTGACGTGGCTACGTGGATCGAAGAAAACTAAAGAAAGTggtacattttttctctttttctttcttttttcttcctgttgttttgttttgttttcgacGATGATTGTGATATAAAAAGTCCGATGAAAAGACATTCCTCGAACGATgagaacgatgacgatgattatCGAGAATGTTGAAAGAGTCAGATATCACTGAAGGATTTAGCATTCCAGGGGCCCGAGTCATTACAAActttattaaatcttatatatatatatatatatatatatatatatatatatataaacacacatattttattttctcgtttcgaatATTCATGCTAATGACtaattaagatataaaaatgatacaacGGTGGTactaaagatattaaattatatttattatataatataaatatttatatatcgttttatgtCGTGCTTATCTTACCGCcatttaattaagaatatGTCGTCATATAATTTAACTGCAAAATTACAACTTGAAGCTATTAAACACATACGAAGAAATTCTCGAACGCGAGTGATAAACGAAAGCGTAGTTAGCAAGGTCAACAATgaataagagtaagagagagaaaaagatagacatatatatatatgtaacgagagagagacagtgaatagaaacagaaaaatctTGGGAAGT is a genomic window containing:
- the LOC122636552 gene encoding uncharacterized protein LOC122636552 isoform X3, whose product is MNDSSTVIERQLDMDVTLEDNNLKVLPMQNVARQDSGVPEDLVSPVCDANKSLDDEDPDCTMNSDCNITVIHVTESENRNKEEDRSSSTSLINVDRKEYTGESKDSKDGSDSGVEGCATEVPRVRSRNSIDYASSCGGLDEASCDSSLVSCCSVYEDPCATLPDDVRLTTGGEGTSEGGSESSSIAGSVSARANRSNAKRTSTVSSSSKKKTINSETPKTSRVKPALLNANYVPTTPRSKPRINTPRNIVGKTQPVVRDRARSREKSGARESNCESTTGNTRMSSNFRSASGTVQQRTRTRPIPPDSLPSVLTTEINKDLAQRGRGGSSGSRSRGGSSTRITRTPGSTPSEETRKPLPSSRTLYNTGRTEPVKNSRLDKMTISLDNKALDAYATLPRRNKNKMTIVKTNEKTDKMVRSRSGSRDGSIGRQPEKKALSARDSVHKSLPPYPRNKPIEKTRIYHEIGIQTGLTGNDIDNALSGIPSAVPGPDIIERLHEAVQTDGTWEDMQTMQNDLKRLNEETNVKKEENDKLKTEIVEVKRLLEEEQADHAFARQELDRNARRVLAMLGTPQSEHAEGSDSFLELESHLQSSGQVVANQQIEIADLQSLCRMLSRDLEKSLAAQKALLQQQQELEAESAEMQDFLQQEKTTLADALKDAEIELKKKEEALTQRDAELERQTEECKHLVRISEQRRQENLSLNMKLNAVERKGRELLLTQGATISGASVALSGLGTRLEGLVDQLITSYNISVKDLEDVVYHNEAYSRSNSSIESSPVSSKNSLKECTPSPKSGSFVSAVIGAIRNAATHPFVTKTADKKSSIESAKQMYKDISMDSSSDLLDFETEPCLMMESVLEDVTLPDTYSHNMISSSDSLRRALSFPETVDENSIKKTKALDECTSLTNLTQAILHRRKVQDEEEDECESVSESDTGTNDGPLPLTDYCPAVSLVDQVIDVDNLVTKLLKVLRIIQLENDTCIQELKEDKCDLETKLEVALTELEELRKIVDSTYQSEDILCNVPDRKRSVVENCRLLIKEAGKEELKFDEPADANNSGSPEARNCEDLNANEEAQISS
- the LOC122636552 gene encoding uncharacterized protein LOC122636552 isoform X1 yields the protein MILSLYRIYFCVPKYGKHQATEEISRRKSQLWKACFRDNNITYENGKDDMNDSSTVIERQLDMDVTLEDNNLKVLPMQNVARQDSGVPEDLVSPVCDANKSLDDEDPDCTMNSDCNITVIHVTESENRNKEEDRSSSTSLINVDRKEYTGESKDSKDGSDSGVEGCATEVPRVRSRNSIDYASSCGGLDEASCDSSLVSCCSVYEDPCATLPDDVRLTTGGEGTSEGGSESSSIAGSVSARANRSNAKRTSTVSSSSKKKTINSETPKTSRVKPALLNANYVPTTPRSKPRINTPRNIVGKTQPVVRDRARSREKSGARESNCESTTGNTRMSSNFRSASGTVQQRTRTRPIPPDSLPSVLTTEINKDLAQRGRGGSSGSRSRGGSSTRITRTPGSTPSEETRKPLPSSRTLYNTGRTEPVKNSRLDKMTISLDNKALDAYATLPRRNKNKMTIVKTNEKTDKMVRSRSGSRDGSIGRQPEKKALSARDSVHKSLPPYPRNKPIEKTRIYHEIGIQTGLTGNDIDNALSGIPSAVPGPDIIERLHEAVQTDGTWEDMQTMQNDLKRLNEETNVKKEENDKLKTEIVEVKRLLEEEQADHAFARQELDRNARRVLAMLGTPQSEHAEGSDSFLELESHLQSSGQVVANQQIEIADLQSLCRMLSRDLEKSLAAQKALLQQQQELEAESAEMQDFLQQEKTTLADALKDAEIELKKKEEALTQRDAELERQTEECKHLVRISEQRRQENLSLNMKLNAVERKGRELLLTQGATISGASVALSGLGTRLEGLVDQLITSYNISVKDLEDVVYHNEAYSRSNSSIESSPVSSKNSLKECTPSPKSGSFVSAVIGAIRNAATHPFVTKTADKKSSIESAKQMYKDISMDSSSDLLDFETEPCLMMESVLEDVTLPDTYSHNMISSSDSLRRALSFPETVDENSIKKTKALDECTSLTNLTQAILHRRKVQDEEEDECESVSESDTGTNDGPLPLTDYCPAVSLVDQVIDVDNLVTKLLKVLRIIQLENDTCIQELKEDKCDLETKLEVALTELEELRKIVDSTYQSEDILCNVPDRKRSVVENCRLLIKEAGKEELKFDEPADANNSGSPEARNCEDLNANEEAQISS
- the LOC122636552 gene encoding uncharacterized protein LOC122636552 isoform X2 → MILSLYRIYFCVPKYGKHQATEEISRRKSQLWKACFRDNNITYENGKDDMNDSSTVIERQLDMDVTLEDNNLKVLPMQNVARQDSGVPEDLVSPVCDANKSLDDEDPDCTMNSDCNITVIHVTESENRNKEEDRSSSTSLINVDRKEYTGESKDSKDGSDSGVEGCATEVPRVRSRNSIDYASSCGGLDEASCDSSLVSCCSVYEDPCATLPDDVRLTTGGEGTSEGGSESSSIAGSVSARANRSNAKRTSTVSSSSKKKTINSETPKTSRVKPALLNANYVPTTPRSKPRINTPRNIVGKTQPVVRDRARSREKSGARESNCESTTGNTRMSSNFRSASGTVQQRTRTRPIPPDSLPSVLTTEINKDLAQRGRGGSSGSRSRGGSSTRITRTPGSTPSEETRKPLPSSRTLYNTGRTEPVKNSRLDKMTISLDNKALDAYATLPRRNKNKMTIVKTNEKTDKMVRSRSGSRDGSIGRQPEKKALSARDSVHKSLPPYPRNKPIEKTRIYHEIGIQTGLTGNDIDNALSGIPSAVPGPDIIERLHEAVQTDGTWEDMQTMQNDLKRLNEETNVKKEENDKLKTEIVEVKRLLEEEQADHAFARQELDRNARRVLAMLGTPQSEHAEGSDSFLELESHLQSSGQVVANQQIEIADLQSLCRMLSRDLEKSLAAQKALLQQQQELEAESAEMQDFLQQEKTTLADALKDAEIELKKKEEALTQRDAELERQTEECKHLVRISEQRRQENLSLNMKLNAVERKGRELLLTQGATISGASVALSGLGTRLEGLVDQLITSYNISVKDLEDVVYHNEAYSRSNSSIESSPVSSKNSLKECTPSPKSGSFVSAVIGAIRNAATHPFVTKTADKKSSIESAKQMYKDISMDSSSDLLDFETEPCLMMESVLEDVTLPDTYSHNMISSSDSLRRALSFPETVDENSIKKTKALDECTSLTNLTQAILHRRKVQDEEEDECESVSESDTGTNDGPLPLTDYCPAVSLVDQVIDVDNLVTKLLKVLRIIQLENDTCIQELKEDKCDLETKLEVALTELEELRKIVDSTYQSEDILCNVPDRKRSVVENCRLLIKEMSNGIIPL